A region of Nitrospinota bacterium DNA encodes the following proteins:
- a CDS encoding sigma-54-dependent Fis family transcriptional regulator — protein MSTRKIHLLVVDDEEAFRELLVRRFDHSEFEVAGCASGEDALKAAKSRRFDVGVLDIRMPGISGIELLRELKSVQPELEAIILTGQATIDSAIEAMKLGAYDYLAKPCKLFELEIIIRKAYEKKMLKEQNVRLREEIKRRAADQQLIGSSKAMQTLREQITRLASLSEPTLIVGETGSGKEVAALTLLKNSPRKDAPFVAINCGVLPEGMLEVELFGHEADAYIGAGGARKRGLLEIADGGAVFLDEVEQLSPAMQVKILHYLDTGEFRRLGGASEIPADTRLIFATTDNLLTLAKRGKFREDLYYKISTFTLNVPALRERKDDIPELSSHIMSSNRIGPAHAKRISKKALEALMEYNWPGNVRELANVLERATSLAPKNVIQMKDLPLSFEKKSKTSKNRHLLSLSEIEREHILYVLDAVNGNISKASKILGISRPKLYRKMEKYKSGPGV, from the coding sequence ATGAGCACACGCAAGATACACCTGTTAGTAGTGGACGATGAAGAGGCTTTCCGGGAGCTTCTGGTGCGCAGGTTCGATCACAGCGAGTTTGAGGTGGCCGGTTGCGCTTCTGGAGAGGATGCGTTAAAAGCGGCCAAGTCACGCCGGTTCGACGTGGGGGTGCTGGACATCCGGATGCCCGGCATTTCCGGCATCGAGCTTTTACGTGAGTTGAAATCGGTCCAGCCGGAACTTGAAGCCATAATACTTACAGGCCAGGCCACCATAGATTCGGCCATAGAGGCCATGAAGCTTGGCGCATACGACTACCTGGCCAAACCCTGCAAACTGTTCGAACTGGAAATAATCATCCGCAAGGCGTATGAGAAGAAGATGCTGAAAGAGCAGAACGTGCGTCTCCGCGAGGAAATAAAACGCCGGGCGGCCGATCAGCAGTTAATAGGCTCCTCCAAGGCAATGCAGACATTGCGGGAGCAGATAACCCGGCTTGCGTCGCTGTCCGAGCCCACGCTCATAGTGGGTGAAACCGGCTCCGGCAAAGAGGTGGCCGCCCTTACCCTGCTGAAAAACTCCCCCAGGAAAGACGCCCCGTTCGTGGCGATAAACTGCGGCGTCCTGCCCGAGGGGATGCTGGAGGTGGAGCTGTTCGGCCACGAGGCGGACGCTTATATCGGAGCCGGAGGCGCCCGCAAACGGGGGCTACTGGAAATCGCCGATGGCGGCGCGGTGTTTCTGGACGAGGTGGAACAGTTGAGCCCGGCCATGCAGGTGAAAATACTGCACTACCTGGACACCGGCGAGTTTAGAAGGCTGGGCGGGGCTTCCGAGATCCCGGCGGACACAAGGCTGATATTCGCCACCACCGACAACCTGCTTACCCTGGCCAAACGGGGCAAGTTCCGCGAGGACTTGTATTACAAGATTTCCACTTTCACCCTTAACGTTCCGGCCTTAAGGGAAAGGAAAGACGACATTCCGGAGCTTTCCTCCCACATAATGTCCAGCAACCGCATCGGGCCCGCCCACGCCAAAAGGATATCCAAAAAAGCGCTGGAGGCGCTGATGGAATATAACTGGCCGGGCAACGTGCGGGAACTGGCCAACGTGCTGGAACGGGCCACAAGCCTTGCGCCAAAGAACGTCATCCAGATGAAAGACCTGCCGCTGTCTTTCGAGAAAAAATCGAAAACCAGCAAGAACCGGCACCTTTTGAGCCTTTCTGAAATAGAGCGGGAACACATCCTTTATGTGCTGGACGCGGTAAACGGCAACATCTCCAAAGCCTCGAAGATATTGGGCATCAGCCGCCCCAAGCTTTACAGGAAAATGGAGAAATATAAAAGCGGCCCCGGCGTGTAA
- a CDS encoding PAS domain S-box protein, whose protein sequence is MNGAEDLYSQLEELRKERDTYAKALADSNAAFREKVNEFSIIKRIGDSIRWNLDKRRVCVEIVDIIIDETMAENCSLWVVDPERRFIQLTAVRGQRDHEVRYFDPGDPRASSMPLGEGVAGWVAKHGTSLLIKDVSESARFLEMGGTAVSSSIKSLLCLPIKGKDDVVGVVNMSHPDIGAFSKDNERVLNLITNQAALAFANILLFEQIQRFNEQLERTVEERTRNLSLSERKYRSFMENAGDAILVVDMAEGKIIESNSRTCDYTGYPKEELTGKDLNFLLGPGLTERLNTALLGAAGRLEGVPMKNRAGAELYCDITANVISTQAGEVIHLIIRDITHRLKLEAKLKEYNESLEEMVKKRTMELAHAQDELLQASKMAAIGELASGVAHEINNPIAIISGYAEDLMDKLKLSGVARVGQDTVMGVLAMITSQAERCLDITRSLLNFARKQEIFVSVVDINQAALATQGLAKHKTEDKHVALVNNLGGNLPPIRTDLNMVEQVLLNIYNNGVDAIEDRGEIITTTSFDGENFHLVIEDTGSGIPPENLDKIFNPFFTTKPVGRGTGLGLAICQQLVDRLKGKISVESEPGKGASFHVILPLEIHSNNEHWKG, encoded by the coding sequence ATGAACGGCGCTGAAGATTTGTATAGCCAGCTCGAAGAGCTGAGAAAAGAGCGGGACACTTACGCCAAGGCCCTGGCGGACTCCAACGCGGCTTTCAGGGAGAAGGTCAACGAGTTCTCCATCATCAAGCGGATCGGGGACTCCATCCGGTGGAACCTGGACAAGCGCCGCGTATGCGTGGAGATAGTGGACATAATCATAGACGAGACCATGGCCGAGAACTGCTCCCTTTGGGTGGTGGATCCGGAGCGCCGGTTCATCCAGCTTACGGCGGTTCGGGGCCAGCGGGACCATGAGGTGCGTTATTTCGATCCGGGCGATCCCCGGGCCAGTAGCATGCCGCTGGGCGAAGGCGTGGCCGGGTGGGTGGCCAAGCATGGCACCTCCCTGCTGATTAAAGACGTAAGCGAAAGCGCCCGGTTTCTGGAGATGGGTGGCACGGCCGTTTCCTCCTCCATCAAATCGCTGTTGTGTCTTCCCATAAAGGGGAAAGACGACGTGGTGGGGGTTGTGAACATGTCCCACCCGGACATTGGCGCCTTCTCCAAAGACAACGAACGGGTGCTGAACCTCATCACAAACCAGGCGGCGCTGGCCTTCGCCAACATCCTGCTGTTCGAGCAGATCCAGCGTTTCAACGAGCAGTTGGAGCGCACGGTGGAGGAGCGCACCCGGAACCTGAGCCTGTCGGAGCGCAAATACCGGTCTTTCATGGAGAACGCCGGAGACGCCATACTGGTGGTGGACATGGCCGAGGGGAAAATAATAGAGAGCAACAGCCGGACATGCGATTACACCGGCTACCCCAAGGAAGAGCTGACGGGCAAAGATTTAAACTTCCTTCTGGGTCCCGGCCTTACCGAGCGGCTAAACACCGCCCTGCTGGGCGCCGCCGGGCGGCTGGAGGGGGTTCCCATGAAGAACAGGGCCGGAGCGGAGCTTTATTGCGACATCACCGCCAACGTCATAAGCACCCAGGCTGGCGAGGTTATCCACTTAATCATCCGCGACATCACCCACAGGCTCAAGCTGGAAGCCAAGCTGAAGGAGTACAACGAAAGCCTGGAGGAGATGGTGAAGAAACGCACCATGGAGCTGGCCCACGCACAGGACGAGCTTTTGCAGGCCAGCAAAATGGCCGCTATCGGCGAACTGGCCTCGGGCGTGGCCCACGAGATAAACAACCCCATCGCCATCATCTCCGGGTACGCCGAAGACCTGATGGACAAATTGAAGCTGTCAGGCGTGGCCCGGGTGGGGCAGGACACGGTTATGGGCGTGCTGGCCATGATCACCTCGCAGGCGGAGCGTTGCCTGGACATCACAAGGTCCCTGCTGAATTTCGCCAGGAAACAGGAGATATTCGTAAGCGTGGTGGATATAAACCAGGCGGCGCTGGCCACCCAGGGGCTGGCCAAGCACAAGACCGAGGACAAGCATGTGGCGCTGGTGAACAACCTGGGTGGGAACCTGCCACCCATCCGGACGGACTTGAACATGGTGGAGCAGGTCCTGCTGAACATCTACAACAACGGGGTGGACGCCATTGAAGACCGGGGGGAGATAATCACCACCACGTCGTTTGACGGGGAGAATTTCCATTTGGTCATCGAAGACACCGGAAGCGGCATACCCCCGGAGAACCTGGATAAAATCTTCAATCCGTTCTTCACCACCAAACCGGTGGGCCGTGGAACGGGATTAGGGTTGGCCATATGCCAACAGCTGGTGGACAGGTTGAAAGGCAAGATAAGCGTGGAAAGCGAACCGGGCAAGGGGGCAAGCTTCCATGTGATTTTGCCGCTGGAAATACACTCGAACAATGAGCATTGGAAAGGCTGA
- a CDS encoding HDOD domain-containing protein: MDKTDLDKEKRRILIQRVQDLPTLPSTIVRIIELVEDPTSTSNDLAEVISKDQSISSVILRLVNSAFYGHMRQVSSISHAVVILGYKTVQTMALGVSIFHSSAGGKRSAFDRTGFWTHCIGVATISRKLLDRRKFRSGVDAETVFLSGLLHDLGKVVFDNYFNEEYARVVETAKAEKAWVRDIEERVFEMDHAEAGYYLARKWLFPSPVISAIRCHHKPSDCEDDDVCKVTSAIVHIADHLCRKLGIGSGGDDAQVALDPNALSIADINEEDLAFVLEETEKSREMIESFASDKK, encoded by the coding sequence ATGGACAAAACAGATTTGGACAAGGAAAAACGGCGCATACTGATTCAGCGTGTGCAAGACTTGCCCACCCTGCCCTCCACCATTGTGCGGATCATCGAGCTTGTGGAGGATCCCACCTCCACCTCCAACGACCTGGCGGAAGTGATCTCCAAAGACCAATCCATCAGCTCCGTTATTCTCAGGCTTGTAAATTCAGCGTTTTACGGCCACATGAGGCAGGTTTCCTCCATCTCCCACGCGGTTGTGATATTAGGCTATAAAACGGTGCAGACAATGGCGCTGGGGGTATCCATTTTCCATAGTTCCGCCGGTGGGAAACGCTCGGCGTTTGACCGGACCGGTTTTTGGACCCATTGCATAGGCGTGGCCACCATCTCCCGCAAATTGCTGGACAGGCGCAAATTCAGGAGCGGGGTGGACGCTGAAACCGTTTTCCTTTCCGGCCTGTTGCACGACTTGGGGAAAGTGGTTTTCGATAATTATTTCAATGAAGAATATGCCCGGGTGGTTGAAACGGCCAAGGCCGAAAAAGCATGGGTGCGCGACATTGAAGAGCGGGTTTTTGAGATGGACCATGCCGAGGCCGGATATTATCTGGCCCGGAAGTGGCTATTCCCTTCACCTGTGATTTCGGCCATCAGATGCCATCACAAACCATCGGACTGCGAGGACGATGATGTTTGCAAGGTGACCTCCGCCATCGTCCACATAGCCGACCATTTATGCCGCAAGTTGGGGATAGGCTCTGGCGGAGATGACGCCCAGGTGGCTCTAGATCCCAACGCCCTCTCGATTGCGGACATCAATGAAGAGGATTTAGCCTTTGTCCTGGAAGAAACCGAAAAGAGCCGGGAAATGATCGAATCGTTCGCGAGCGACAAGAAATGA